Proteins encoded within one genomic window of Actinomycetota bacterium:
- a CDS encoding ADP-forming succinate--CoA ligase subunit beta, with amino-acid sequence MDLYEYQAKELFANHNVPVVPGVVCTTSEQAVLAAQSIADTVVVKAQVKTGGRGKAGGVKLAASATEAGERASEILGLDIKGHIVEKVLVTAAAEIVEEYYVSFLLDRSNRTYLAMASVEGGMDIEEVAATKPEALAKIPVDALIGCTSEKAAEIADAAKFPAEVRTQVIAILQDLWQVLMKEDATLVEVNPLAKIANGQVLALDGKVTLDDNAAYRHDAHGEFVDEGAADPIELRAKSLDLNYVKLQGQVGIIGNGAGLVMSTLDVVAYAGEEFGGVKPANFLDIGGGASAQVMANGLDIVLGDPDVTSVFVNVFGGITACDAVANGIVQAVQMLADRGEPITKPIVCRIDGNNAIEGRRILDESGISLIERVETMDEAARRVAQLAAGK; translated from the coding sequence GTGGATTTGTACGAATATCAAGCCAAAGAATTATTTGCTAATCACAATGTGCCGGTAGTCCCAGGAGTTGTTTGCACCACTTCAGAACAAGCAGTGTTAGCAGCACAGTCAATCGCCGACACAGTAGTTGTTAAAGCCCAAGTGAAAACGGGTGGGCGTGGCAAAGCAGGTGGCGTCAAGCTAGCCGCCTCGGCAACAGAAGCAGGCGAGCGAGCAAGTGAAATTCTCGGCTTGGACATCAAAGGTCATATCGTTGAGAAAGTTTTAGTAACCGCAGCAGCAGAAATTGTTGAAGAGTATTACGTTTCATTTCTATTAGATCGGTCCAATCGCACGTATCTGGCAATGGCCAGCGTAGAGGGCGGCATGGATATTGAAGAAGTGGCGGCCACCAAGCCTGAAGCCTTGGCAAAAATTCCAGTTGATGCTCTGATTGGTTGCACTAGCGAAAAGGCAGCTGAGATTGCCGACGCAGCCAAATTCCCGGCCGAGGTTCGCACCCAAGTGATTGCAATTCTGCAAGATCTTTGGCAGGTCTTAATGAAAGAGGACGCCACTCTTGTTGAAGTGAATCCGTTAGCCAAGATTGCCAACGGCCAAGTACTTGCGCTAGATGGAAAAGTAACCCTGGATGACAATGCTGCCTATCGCCATGACGCGCACGGTGAATTTGTTGATGAAGGAGCGGCCGACCCGATTGAACTGCGGGCAAAGTCACTTGATTTGAACTATGTAAAACTTCAAGGCCAAGTGGGCATCATTGGCAATGGTGCTGGCTTAGTAATGTCCACTCTGGATGTAGTCGCTTATGCGGGTGAAGAGTTTGGTGGCGTTAAGCCAGCTAACTTTTTGGACATCGGCGGTGGCGCCAGCGCGCAAGTGATGGCAAATGGTTTAGACATCGTTTTAGGTGACCCAGACGTGACTTCAGTATTTGTGAATGTATTCGGTGGCATCACAGCATGTGACGCTGTGGCAAATGGAATCGTGCAAGCGGTCCAGATGTTGGCAGATCGCGGGGAGCCAATCACAAAACCAATCGTGTGTCGCATAGATGGAAATAACGCAATTGAAGGACGACGAATCTTGGACGAATCAGGAATAAGTCTTATCGAACGTGTCGAGACTATGGATGAAGCTGCCCGCCGGGTTGCCCAACTAGCAGCAGGTAAGTAG
- a CDS encoding M23 family metallopeptidase, with the protein MWEGFLLSTAKRGRRVTQRHHSARAARRKNNGRITALFGLAGLSTTAVTAGSTIAKPHDTVAVNLAQATANETVLSRAAKIPVRISVLSRVRAASRSETRVSADANALNAAANEPDLTASSSGELTTLDRQTLKAFAADSDQLTTIVDDTQQELDNQIAAAQAARKAAALVAAKKAKQKLESQYSTSGNLTYPQEVGQPTRSYNAPIPTSGQIADRISPVKGGYELSARFGQRGGIWSTGWHTGLDFVVPSGTPVRAAAGGTIINAGWAGAYGNRIEVDCGNGYIVTYNHLSRIQRSSGVVSAGDVIGLSGATGNITGPHLHFEVLFNGRFVNPAVWLWGASR; encoded by the coding sequence TTGTGGGAAGGATTTCTTTTGAGTACAGCAAAGCGGGGTCGCAGAGTTACCCAGCGACATCATTCCGCTCGCGCTGCGCGCCGAAAGAACAACGGCCGCATTACCGCATTATTTGGTTTGGCTGGATTAAGCACAACCGCAGTAACAGCCGGAAGCACAATTGCCAAGCCGCATGACACAGTTGCGGTAAACCTGGCCCAAGCAACGGCAAATGAAACGGTGCTTTCTCGAGCAGCCAAAATTCCAGTTCGGATCTCGGTTTTAAGCCGAGTACGCGCTGCTAGTCGAAGTGAAACTCGAGTGAGCGCAGATGCCAATGCCCTAAATGCCGCCGCTAACGAGCCGGATTTAACAGCATCTTCCAGCGGTGAGTTGACGACTTTAGATCGACAGACCCTGAAGGCTTTTGCCGCTGACAGCGATCAGTTGACGACAATTGTTGATGACACCCAGCAAGAACTAGATAATCAGATTGCCGCCGCACAGGCTGCGCGTAAGGCTGCTGCCCTTGTTGCGGCTAAGAAAGCTAAACAGAAACTCGAAAGTCAGTACAGCACATCTGGAAATCTAACTTATCCGCAAGAAGTTGGACAGCCAACGCGCAGTTACAACGCACCAATTCCTACTTCCGGCCAGATTGCCGATCGCATAAGCCCAGTTAAAGGTGGCTACGAACTAAGTGCTCGATTTGGTCAACGTGGTGGAATTTGGTCTACGGGCTGGCACACTGGTCTTGATTTCGTTGTGCCTAGCGGCACACCTGTCAGGGCAGCTGCTGGTGGCACAATCATAAATGCCGGTTGGGCTGGTGCCTATGGCAACCGCATCGAGGTTGATTGCGGAAATGGTTACATCGTTACATACAACCATTTATCACGAATTCAACGCAGTTCCGGCGTAGTTTCTGCTGGCGATGTCATTGGGCTTTCAGGCGCAACTGGGAACATTACTGGCCCTCACCTGCACTTTGAAGTTTTGTTCAACGGTCGCTTCGTTAATCCTGCTGTTTGGCTTTGGGGCGCTTCACGTTAA
- the sucD gene encoding succinate--CoA ligase subunit alpha, translating into MSIFLTSESKVLVQGMTGAEGTKHTRRMIASGTKVVAGVTPGKGGQDVDGIPVFNSVSEAIAATGANVSVVFVPPKFTKGAVIEAVDAQIPLCVVITEGVPVKDTAEFFQYAQNSGTTRIIGPNCPGVISPGQSNAGIIPGDITKAGRIGLVSKSGTLTYQMMFELRDLGFSTCVGIGGDPIIGTTHIDCLAAFQADPETDVIVMIGEIGGDAEERAAAFIRDNVTKPVVGYVAGFTAPEGKTMGHAGAIVSGSSGTAAAKQLALEAVGVQVGKTPSETARLVRDVLAGN; encoded by the coding sequence ATGTCAATTTTCTTAACTAGCGAAAGCAAAGTACTAGTCCAAGGCATGACCGGTGCCGAAGGAACCAAACACACTCGTCGAATGATTGCTAGCGGAACTAAAGTCGTCGCTGGCGTTACCCCTGGCAAGGGTGGGCAAGATGTAGACGGCATCCCAGTATTCAATTCAGTTAGTGAAGCAATTGCCGCAACAGGCGCAAATGTTTCGGTAGTTTTCGTGCCGCCGAAGTTCACCAAAGGTGCAGTAATTGAAGCCGTTGATGCTCAGATTCCACTTTGCGTTGTGATCACTGAAGGTGTACCTGTAAAAGATACCGCTGAGTTTTTTCAGTATGCCCAGAATTCAGGCACTACTCGAATTATCGGTCCGAACTGCCCAGGCGTAATCAGTCCTGGCCAGTCCAATGCCGGAATTATTCCCGGTGACATTACCAAGGCGGGGCGCATTGGTTTGGTTAGCAAGTCCGGAACCCTGACTTACCAGATGATGTTCGAGTTACGCGATCTCGGGTTTTCAACCTGCGTTGGCATTGGTGGCGATCCAATTATTGGTACAACTCACATTGATTGCTTAGCCGCATTTCAAGCCGATCCAGAAACCGACGTAATTGTGATGATTGGCGAGATTGGTGGCGATGCCGAAGAGCGAGCGGCAGCCTTCATCAGAGATAATGTCACAAAGCCAGTAGTTGGTTATGTTGCAGGTTTCACTGCGCCTGAAGGTAAGACAATGGGTCATGCGGGCGCCATTGTTTCCGGCTCAAGCGGCACTGCAGCTGCAAAACAGTTGGCGCTAGAGGCAGTCGGCGTGCAGGTTGGAAAAACTCCAAGCGAAACTGCCCGTTTAGTTCGTGATGTGCTCGCGGGCAACTAG